A single region of the Rhodospirillales bacterium genome encodes:
- a CDS encoding class I SAM-dependent methyltransferase encodes MPCPVCAVCGSNSVQDVFSAESWLDISRKESSPLHKFADVMAQNACFGIRRICRCKGCGFCFADPYPAAEDLGRFYQEYYANRDYSAKLGKKIARARRRILKLNKAGGYKTFLDVGCNVGAAVQAAHLCGLAASGIEIDKESVAMAQDLFPENEYVATSVQDFARSSGRRFDIIYTTEVIEHLQDVNSFMEAVHRLLSPEGVLYLTTPDAGHFRTPKDLRHWHEMKLPEHISLFTKKALFILLERHGFTGVKFQRNWKPGIRLTARKAA; translated from the coding sequence TCCGTTCAGGACGTTTTTTCAGCCGAATCGTGGCTTGATATCAGCCGAAAAGAATCATCCCCTCTTCATAAATTTGCGGATGTAATGGCGCAAAATGCGTGTTTCGGAATCAGGCGTATTTGCAGGTGCAAAGGCTGCGGATTCTGTTTTGCGGATCCGTATCCGGCGGCGGAGGATCTGGGGCGTTTTTATCAGGAATATTATGCGAACAGGGACTACAGCGCCAAGCTGGGAAAGAAGATTGCACGCGCGCGGCGGCGTATTCTCAAGCTCAATAAAGCGGGCGGGTATAAAACTTTTCTGGATGTGGGCTGCAATGTGGGCGCGGCCGTGCAGGCTGCGCATTTGTGCGGGCTGGCGGCGAGCGGAATCGAGATTGACAAAGAATCCGTGGCCATGGCGCAGGATCTTTTTCCGGAGAATGAATATGTTGCAACGTCCGTTCAGGATTTTGCCCGGTCGTCAGGACGCCGCTTCGATATCATTTATACGACCGAGGTCATCGAGCATTTGCAGGATGTAAACAGCTTTATGGAAGCCGTTCACAGGCTGCTTTCCCCGGAAGGCGTTTTGTACCTGACAACGCCGGACGCCGGGCATTTCCGGACGCCAAAGGATTTGCGCCACTGGCACGAAATGAAACTGCCGGAGCATATTTCCCTTTTCACGAAAAAGGCGCTTTTCATTTTGCTGGAGCGCCACGGTTTTACAGGGGTCAAATTCCAGCGAAACTGGAAGCCCGGCATTCGTTTAACGGCCCGGAAAGCGGCCTGA
- the greA gene encoding transcription elongation factor GreA, which translates to MDTIPITPAGYKAIEAELKERKNVTRPEIVEAIAAAREHGDLKENAEYHAAKEQQGFNESRIAELEAAIGAAQIIDPAQFSGTIIKFGARVTIANEETDEEKTIQIVGEYESNADEGRISITSPIARALIGKSVEDSVPVVTPRGRVSYEIIEVIFE; encoded by the coding sequence ATGGACACCATTCCCATCACGCCCGCAGGCTACAAGGCGATAGAAGCGGAATTGAAAGAACGCAAAAACGTAACGCGCCCCGAAATCGTCGAGGCCATCGCCGCCGCGCGTGAACATGGCGACCTGAAGGAAAACGCCGAGTATCACGCGGCCAAGGAACAGCAGGGCTTTAACGAAAGCCGGATTGCCGAGCTGGAAGCCGCCATCGGGGCCGCGCAGATTATCGATCCTGCGCAATTTTCCGGCACGATCATCAAATTCGGCGCCAGAGTTACCATTGCGAACGAAGAAACCGACGAGGAAAAAACCATCCAGATCGTCGGGGAATATGAATCCAACGCCGATGAGGGACGGATTTCCATTACCTCCCCGATCGCGCGCGCCCTGATCGGAAAATCCGTTGAGGACAGCGTCCCTGTCGTCACCCCGCGCGGCAGAGTCTCTTATGAAATTATTGAAGTGATCTTCGAATAA